atatgtacgtacAACATGTCAAAAGCATCTCAGggttatataaatatatatatatatatatatatatatatatatatatataagtataagTATGTGCGGCATCCAAGATGGGACAACTAATCTCAGGGttatatataaataagtgtAAGTGTGTGCGGCTCCaggctatatatatgtataaaggcATGCTGCGTGCGGCTCCaggacatatatatatatatatatatatatatatatatatatatatatatatatatatatatgtataaacgCCTGCTGCGTGCGGCTctgggatatatatatatatatatatatatgcatggtgATGGGTTATACATATAAACGGACTCACAAAGTAAAAGCTGCATCCTGCCAGCCGACtgccttcttcttcccttctgCAGCACTGGTCATCCCCTCCTCAACGCTTTGCACACCTTAAGCTCCAGCACCGAGACTCCCCTTGTCAAGCTCACTTCTGCAGCCTCAGACCACCGTCTCTGTCCATCAATGCCAAGCCAACCCGAACCCGTCGTTCACCGTCAGGATCCGCATCCTACCTCCTCTCTGCTGCATTTCCTTCCAGCACCGAGCTCAGTAGCAGCAAACGAGGATCCTCCAGGAACAATAGGCGCACTGTTAGTAGCATGAGCAACAGAGGATGCTACATAAGAAAGCCCAGTCGACGAAGATGTAGAGCTGAAAGAGGTAGCAAATACAGAGACTTACCAGGTAGTAGACGCGAGGAACGCAGGAAGCAGTGCACGCAGTCATGATTGCAGCCAGGCAGCAGCTGTGTAGTGAATATGCAGTGCcctatgtgtatgtgtgtgcgtatgcctatatatatatatatatatatatacaacgaTCTCAACAGTTGCAAAAGAAACTGATCCGCATGCGATGCAGTGACTGTATAAACAGCAACCCGCATGCAGTGAAGAATGTGATAAGGTGACTATGCAAGTACAAAGATGGTCCGCACGCGAGAAGAACACAGTGCAACGAGAAAGCCCACTGAGGAACCCAGCTGTACCATCTTCAAGCCACTACTTACAAGTGCATGCTACTATTAGCAAGtcaagaataaaaataaaaggtcgtacccagtgcacaaggctcccgctttacgcagggtctgggagaggtgaatgtcggctagccttacccctatttatggagaggctgctcccaagtctcgaacccgagacctaccgctcatgggcgaaggcacttgccatcgcaccaagtgcgacctctaagtcaagaataaaaataaaataaaataaaaaaagaaaggtgGTGGCGACAAAATCATTGAAAGATAGAAAAACAGGTCTGTCGTAAAGCATGTCTTCAGGCCTTTGCCAGCAGTTTATGTCATTAGGAACCTTGGCATCAATGTTTCCACTTCCTacctaaattgaaaaaaaaaaaaaggaaaaggagaacATTGTCCCTAATAGTTCATTATCGTGTTCAAGAAACAGGATTCTGttgcaaaacaatgaaaactgaaaatgCAATGGTCATCAAAACGGGACTTAAATTTTTCAAAAGGCTTGCCTGAGAATACAATACGAACTCTGAAGTTGTGTTTGGAGGAACAAAGAGTTTGAGCAGATAATCATTGCCCCATTTTATTATGTCCTTGACATGATCAAGCTCACCAATATCAGCATACTTTTCGTGGTATTCGATCACAGTCCAACTCAACAGGGTTACGGTATAAGCTGTAGGGAAGCTGAACTTTATGTTGTTGCCAGAATCATAGAAACCACCCCGAAGATTCACCGGTTTACTGCTCAAATTCCCATCATGCAATCCTGAACTGGCGCGAAATTTTACCAGACTATTATTAGGGTGAACCCCAGCTGATCAGATAAGAAAATTTTCAGCAAGTTAGATAAAAAAGAAGTTCCATGTAATTCTTTCTAATCAAATGCATGATGGAAGAAACATGTTACATATTTGCGCGTCAAAGAACGTCAGAGCTTGGTTCAATGCACGCGTAAGATTCTTCGAAGGGTGGCGATGATGCTTTTGCAGAGCATTAGGCAAAAGTgcttacttaaaaaaaaaaaaaaaaaaaaaaagggattatATATCAGCACCATGCGGAGGGCAAAGAAAataaaggtttcaaaatgggCATCATtacttgaaaaaaataattgttgTGTGGGTGTATATACGTGCCATGCATATTATAAGTCCCAACACTCTAACTCCCACACGTTCGTCCGAATAGAGAGGAAAAGCAATAAGCTCTgctgtcaaaaaaaaaaaaaaaaaaaaaggaagtaacACATCTATATGTTTTATTTGTACTTAGCACAATGCACGGAATAAAATAAGGCATGTCCattaatatctccgagaaattacaaaaaaaaaaaaaaaaaaagtagaaaaagcCTTCACGAATGTCACTTGTGTGAAGCCTCAGGACTTGGAGCCTTGGTACTCGGTGGAACCCTAAAGGAGGGAGGCACTGAAGATAGCTTATTCAgagcctcaatacttggtcgaattccagatgacgaaggcaaaaagtgcctctggaatacatccacaaacttccgatggtcactttgaattcgaccttcggagtccatcagctgatcaagcttcttcttcatgctcgtcgaataactatttgcaagcacatgcaactctctattctcACGCTTGAGCTGCCTAATCTCTTGACTAAGAGCCGCCACCTCggctgtcaatgattcaacctggcgagttcgagcaagtaagcgttggcccatgttggaaacagagttcgcacactggacactgagagcctgggactcttgaacagctaactcatcgaaccgtcgtgaaagtatcctattatctttaggagtgatgaggtttctagctacaaccgtagccgtggttgcatccctcatcacagagtcttcaactgtaagagggccattagaagaaaaaaaagatgggcgccatacattaccctgacgcggtgcacctgtgtcactgctaagactcaaatctaagcaaatgttaaaaggggaagccattttaaaaaaaaaaatactaaaagaaaaaggttggatGAAGTAAAGAGTAGCAGAGATAATTTTTCACGGGCAGGCAATCTTCAAATTGTGCGTGTTGAATACAattgacacctctttaaaaGGAGAGGCAGCACAACCATTCGttcataaatcgaagagacaccactctccgaatttcaaaacccgGATTTTCCTGCGTAAAGTCTGTCGATAATTTTCAGACACAATCtcagctttcggctatcacgtgcaactttgtcagagatcactgacaaagttgaaaacgtgtgAAGTCCATTATGCCAACTACCGCACTTCTGCcgacaagcgtgggtgacaaggccACGCTCACCCTACCACTTGATGTTGAGAGCTCACCATAtaattcgacctccatcctATAGCAAGACACACATCCAGCCTGACCTTTCTTCCTTGCCGaaggcatctgcaaccaaaactcagttttcttcctccctgaaaacacatccagcctgacctttcttccttgccgaagacatctgcaaccaaaactcagttttcttcctccctgaaaacaCATCCAGCCTGACCTTTCTTCCTCGCCAAaagcatctgcaaccaaaactcagttttcttcctccctggaagCGCTTCTTCaaccaagccacaccagagcaaaggtatctcatatcactggggttgagagcaagagtatctcatagcatgctttctccctatccttttctttgtcctccttCTTCACTgcgaagacaaggataaagaaagcaatatgtcggaacctccactcaagccCCTGGTAAGGAGCCGACTACTTGGAACCTTCCGTGATAGCTCACCTAGCCGTGCTTTCGAATACgcatcttcaacatcttctgcttcctcttcgtctctaCATCTGCCTGGAAAACAGatgatgcatcgaagcatgtggagacaggCGCAACAAATGCATGTGCTGGtcgtccgctacttcttcaaaagcaaaagtatctcatatcattagggtcgaaagcaaaggtatctcatatcatgctttcccCCCAtcatttcctttgcccttgctcttgcctgcaGAACAGGGAGAAGggaagcaatcagtcggaacctgaaattaaacGTCCGATCAAGAACTGATTGCCTgcaacctttgcctggttaccTACCTGGAgttgctctcgagtgctcatcttcaactgctgaTACGTCTCGAATTCCCTCAGCAAATGCTTCAGGAGTGTGGATCTGTTGACATCGGCTCTttgcactgaagctgccaagcatgagtGAGTCGCGGAGAGGTGGTGCTCCGAAgaaccatttaaaggcaaaaggttgcACACCGCTTCAGctatgcaaaagaaacaagcagagaagaatgcaacacAACGAGCTGGAACAAATCATGAAGCACGATGCCCTTCCCTGCATAACCGCATAATCCAGACGGACGAGTTCAAGTAAAGATCCAAGCTGGACACCGTTACTCTAACCAAAAGGCTCGAGAAGCTTTAACAACCTTTCGCTGGCACCGTCACCGAAGAGCAAAGTCTCgataatccttaaagatcaagtcaccaactggaagaagagcccatcaatcttgaagatcatactgttgaccaaactactcagggttcatatgaaaatgctgcgaacttccttgatctttcaaagcatgcatgtcctgaaactgctcgtggtcatgtttaagttcgagatcaagcctcaacaagCCTgactcaagatcaagtgtccaccacccttgagtcaaatccagttcaagattaagtctgtggaaagtcctttggaggaaaccagaaaactcctccagcctagttcaagatcaaagctgtggaaagtcaacaagcacaacaaaatacgtgccgattcatccatcaTCAAAGCCAAGGATCGTCTACTAcacgaagctccttgtggtccaatttcatccaagatcaagcctcaacggcccttgaagaaacttcaaacaaaattcaagaacaagccttaacggcacttgaagaaactcccagaccggttcaagatcaagcctcagcggcccttggatcgacaactgcattaagggacttcaaaacgcatttTCTACATgtaacaagcacatgtatacaacgcgccttgaagtgggggcatttgtagacattgaaattttggtgaatattagccattgcattaagattacatttgtaaacattgaaattttagtgaaataaatgttgaccattgtgttaaaattacaaccttcattcacttcacctacatcatccacccaagtttcacctacaacatccaccaaaattcacctacaacatccaccaaaacaaatggatggtggtgattcattcccaaagcctataaataggctcctccatcaaagaatcaagggaggattttgacatacactttctctactcccaaattggaagagaattcacaccacacaaaagccttgaagcctcgaaactctgaagctctcaaggctttcccgaaggatcaagaaagccccctcttcgttcttcgtgaaatcctccttcaagatcaagccccgacggcccttgaagaaggtgttcatcattcatcaactgttcgtccaagatcaagcctcgacggcccttggatcgacaacactacatctacacgtttcaaagatagaatcagaatattattttgtacacgtgttcttgtctcgtttatCGCAGGAATTCCCGTGTTTAcaataatatcaacgatccaaaccgtttatTTACCTGCACCCtttaatagatcatgttttcaaaaaagaaaatctaaaaaaaggaaatttgatGATAACAATGAAgtataaatgtaaacaacaatcaacggttaaattttgatctatgaattatatgattatagtggcgaatttcgaagttaagctcttcatgaaagttataaagcttgtcattacaagtgtttatatatttttttctatatttttttacacttctacattaattaaaaaactattaattaaagactttaggtaagcgaaaatatacttaaaacaaaattgtgtttttatgttttggatgtgataatatggaatgtatatacttatttagtattatgtttttcatttgattatttattggtttaaaatatattttccttaacgggtaacgggtcgggtcatattacctgttaatattatcgggtcgatttcgggtcgggtcattttacccgtttattttaacgggtgttatacgacacgacccgttaagatatcaggtatgacacgaaaacgacacgaacacagaaaacacgacacgaatgccaagtcTAGACATGATTGGTTAATAATCTTATtagaaatccatcaccaataattgtattttcggataatgacacgtggcgcaacgagtacgattaaaaaatttattggaaatccatcaccaataattgtcttttcggatttttatgacacgtggcgcaacgagaatgattaaaaatcttatccgaaattacaaataaaattattttgtattattttttaacttttcagaTAATAACACGTGgcacaacgagaacgattaaaaatcttatcggaaatccattaccaataattgtcttttcggattttatgacacgtggcacaacgagaacgattaaaaattttatccgaaattacaaataaaattattttgtattattttataacttttcggataatgacacatggtgcaacgagaacgattaaaaatcttatccgaaattacaaataaaattattttgtattattttataattaaaaaaaatactaatattttattgcctattacCAGGGCTATTGAAGTGCaacggtggagatgcaaaatgcggttattgttcattaaaggtagttactgttcactgggtAAATTGCATAATGTATTGCCTGGAAGGGGGGTTCTCACGCTAAAACTGCTCTTAGAAATAGCTCATGCCAATTTCAGCACAGATCAGTCTGCGCTTCTTGCTCTCAAAGCTCACATCACTAGTGACCCTACATCTTGACTGCCAACTGGTCCTCTGCCTCCAATTCCGACATGTGCTCGCCACCACAGAGTCAAGGCCTTAAATCTCTCGTACATGGGTCTTGTTGGGGTTATTCCTCCGCATCTAGGCAACCTCTCATTTCTCGTTGAGTTGGGCCTTAagaataatagttttcattgtCCCCTACCCCAAGAATTGTCTCGTTTGCGCCGGTTGAAGACGATTGACTTTGGAAACAACTTTATGGGAACCATTCCTTCGTGGTTTGGGTCCTTCCCTAAACTTCAAACCTTCACATTGGCCGGTAATGGCTTCTCTGGTTTCATACCCGCTGCTATCTTCAACTTATCTACACTCGAAATAATTAATCTGAGCAGGAACCAACCATCAGGTGCGTACGTACCACCATTACCAACCACCTAGGAATATAAATTAATGTTTCATTTTAACATCTATATATAAGATGTACAAAAATCATCTCATTTTGTTTACTTCTTTTTTGTTGGAATGCATGCACATATTTAACAGGGAGCATACCTAGAGAAATCGGCAACTTAACAATGGTGAAGCGCATACACCTTGTCCGAGGCAACTGgtcaggatcctcctgaccagtgTTTGTGGgtcgttggatttttatccaacaacTACAAACAGGGgaccctttaaaagttataataattgtagccattagataaaaatccaacggcccacgaacattggtcaggaggatcccgaACAGTTGGCtcagagaggatccaaatcccttaGCTGGGATCTTGTTCAACTTCAGCAAAAAATGAGATGAGAGGACTAGTGTAGGATCGTATATTTACTGTGTAAGACCCTCGTACTCtagagcaaaaaaaaaaggtcctaTATAGTGAGTATATGGTCCTTAGAATGTATCCCACTTTTGCTACGGTACAACGGGATTCCCACTAAGAAGCTGCtcctatatatgtatacatgatTTTAACACTATACACGGATTGATTTTATAGAACTTCCTTATGAGATAGGCAGTTTAGGTCAGCTGGAGGTGTTGTTTGTGCAGAGAAATGCCCTAAAAGGCTGTGCTTTTCTGCCTGCCCTCAACATATCTTCTTTGACTACTTTGACTCTATACTGGAACAACATGAGCGGCAATCTTCCGAACAATATATGTGAGCATCTTTTGAGTATTCGACGAATTAATTTGGGTCAAAACCAGTTTGACGGTCTGATTCCCTCCAAATTGTGGCAATGCAATGAGCTTCCTGAAATCGCATTCGGGTTTTGGCAATTTGACCTACTTAAACTATTTTTCTAGACGAAAATAATTTAGAAGGTAATAAATTTGAGGGCATTTTGCAAtcatttagtttttaatttttagttaaacTGAAGTTACAAAGTTAGTGCAAGCGTGCTGAAATTGTGACAGGTACAATACCAGATGAAATTGGTGATCTCCAACAGTTAGAGATTTTGGCACTACATGCTAATAATCTCAGTGGCGTCATCCCATCCAAACTCTTCAATAACTTCATGATAAGAGAAATAGAGCTTTCTATTAATCAACTCTCAAGTGGCCTCCGAGCAAACATAGGTCTTAACGTTCCGAACCTAGAATTCCTAGGTGTAGCCAGAAATAACCTCGTGGCCGGACTACTCCCTAACCTCTCCAATGCTTCCAAGCTCAGGGAGCTAGAAATGATCGAAAACTCATTTATCTTGTACTTGAATAATTTGACGATTGATGCTTCTACTCCACAAGCAGCAAGCAccctctcttgtttgtttaatcttAGAAATTTGACAACATTATACTTGGGAGATAATCCACTAAACACCACGATTCTAGCTCCTCACGGGAATCTATCTACGTCACTCCTATATGTTGATTTAAGGATGTCCAACATCAAGGGTAACATTCCCGTTGATATTTGCAACTTGAGCAGCATGATAAAGTTAAACCTGGGAGACGATCAGTTGAGTGGAGCAATTCCAAGTTCAATACAAAGGCTAAAATATCTCCAAGGTTTGTATTTGAATGATAACTAACTGCAAGGACATATCCCTTATGAACTCTGTCAACTAAACTACCTAGCCGAGTTACGTTTGGATGGTAATCGGCTCTCTGGTTCTATTCCTTCTTGCTTGGGTACTTTGGCAGTAGCTCTAAGAAGTTTATTGTTAGGGTCCAATTTGTTAACTTCAAAATATGATTAATTTCTCCTTGGCAAACAATTATTTAGAAGGCCCAACCTCGCTAAGCCTAGAACTCTTGGATTTATCCAAAAACAATCTATCTGGAGTGATCCCGAAGTCCATGGAAGCACTCTTGTATCTCAAGCATTTGAATTTGTCTTTCAACAAACTCCAAGGAGAAATTCCAACCGGCGGGCCTTTCGGAAACTTCTCTGCTGATTCATTTGTATCAAACGGTGCGCTCTGCGGTGCTTCCTGACTCCACGTTCCATtgtgaaaatataaaacagaagTTAAGCCAAATTGGAGGAAAGCTAAATATATCATCTCAGGGGTCATGTCAGTAATACTCCTAGCGGCCGCTGCATTGATTCTGCTACATCAAGTTCTTTGGAGAAGAGTTTCACGCCTAGAACTTGTAAAGGCAACAAATGGATTTCATGAGAAACTTACTTGGCGCGGGGGGTTTTGGCTCAATATACAGAGGAGCACTTTCAGATGGGATAGATATCGCCATCAAGGTTTTCAATTTACAGCTAGAAGGGGCATTCAAGAGTTTTGATAAGGAATGTGAAATACTAAGCAATATCCGTCATTGGAATCTTATTAAAATCATAAGTTGCTGCGATGAACTTGATTTCAAAGCCCTGATACTTCAATTGATGCCTAATGGAAGCCTCGAAAAGTGGTTGTATTCTCCAAACCGCTCCATGAATATCCTACAGAGGTTGGACATAATGAAAGATGTTGCATTGGAACTAGAATATCTTCATCATGGTTACTCGTTACCTATCGTTCACTGTGATGTGAAACCAAGCAATATACTACTAGATGATGATATGGTTGCACATGTTGCTGATTTTGGCATTGCAAGACTCATTGGCGGTGGAGATTCGATGACAGAAACCATGACCCTAGCCACAGTTGGATATATGGCTCCAGGTGATGTATTTTCTCCATTTGTATATGTTGGTCTTATTAGgagttattattttctttttatcataTATAACTAAATTCACATACAAATTTTGCAGAGTTTGGGATGGAAGGAAGCGTTTCGACAAGAGGGGATGTGTATAGTTTTGGTATTGTAGTCATGGAGACATTCACAAAAAGGAAGCCAACAGACGAGATGTTTGTTGGGGAAATGGATTTAAAGCCATGGATTGCAGATTCATTATTTCCAGATGCTGCAATAGGAAGATAGTGATTTCGTGAGCATAAGGGATTGCTTTTTATCTGTTATGAGATTAGCTTTAGTTTGCTCTGCAGCATTGCCGGGAGAGAGGATTAACATGAAAGATGCCGCAATCACACTCACCAAAATCAAGAGGGTATTTGAAGGACTGTGGAGGAATGAACCCTTAGTTCTTTTTGTTCTCTATATTTTCGGATCCATTTTCTtattcttgttttcaatttgcaAAGACTACATTATTTTCTCAGTGACGGATATGAGAATATGACAATATTCCTAAAATTGAAATGTCGTACCTGGATTTGTCATTGCAATGAGACCAGTAGTACCAAAATTGCAATTCCAATTATTCTTCCCATATTTGGTAGTAAAGCATTCAGTTTCTACGGCAATCCAAATCCATTTCAAAAAATTTACAATTCCAACTCAAGAACGCCTGTCATGGGAACACAAAGTTATTTCAGTCAACATATCAGGAAGTTACAAACTTCTACACATGCCCTTGACAAAAAATTATAGGGCAGTGAGGCTGCTCCTCTAGGTAGTTCAATAAACTTACTGGTAAGTTGGGTTTTTTCGCTGCTTTACCAATTTGTGCTCATCTTTTTAACAAAAGGAACGAAGTTACTCCAACTTTCAGCCCTAAAGATCTTATCATTCATCCTTAAAACTTAGAATCTTACGGAACATGCAAAGCAGCTCCATGATGAGACAAAAGTGAAGCAACAGGATCATAACCATCTCAAACAGCAGTGTTGTAGTATCCTGTTGTAAGTTCAGCAGGGTGTGCGATCGCTTGATACCACCAATATATTCCACCTATTTTAGCTGCCAATACAATTGAAGTTTGCTTGTTTTCTTGATATTTCTTCAGAATGTTAGCTGCCTTTGCAAGAATATCATCTCCATGATAGAGCAATCTACCACTGTACCATTCCTACAACGAGTCAAGCCACTGTCAGATCTCCTAAGCTCCACAGTGTTTTCCAATAAGTTTAATCATGTTATGCCAAGTATTGCATGATAAAGAACCataacataatttaattttccaCTTATACTCCATAATTGTCCTTAGTTTACTAACCAGTACATCctatgatgattttttttcctctctagAAGACAAGCATCAATGCATTttcattcttaatcaaattggattaaCTTAGTAAAACATTAAAACCCGTTCCCTTGTGATGACTTCATATTAAATCATTAAAACATATCTACTTTGTAATCATGTTGCGTAAGAGTTGTTACGACTTAAGTAGCAAACAGTCTGCAAGTACAAGCCCTAGAAGCAAATAGAGTTAGTTATAAGAAAAGTTCCAGTAAAGATTGAAAATATATATTGCAGGCTCATACTGTTTACATGCACCTACACAGAAATGTTGCATGGCTAAAGAAACACAACTTCAATTCAGCGTTTGCATTTTATTCTAAGTGGTAGTTCGAGGATGAAATGCACATGAACAGAACAATAAAAGCAATTATGTCATGCAAGTTACACCAGGCTTTAGCTATGCagaaatttttcaataattaaGCAAGCTGCTTTCATCAGTTTCATACAAGGAAGAAACACCCATAATCAGAAAGAAAgcttccctctccctctccaaaGAAAGGAACTTCAGATGGGAGACTGTTGTAACAACCAGTCTTTTGTGGTCCCTTCTCTTCCCACTGAGGTTTTCCTTCCTGGTGTGCAGCCACCtttaggtcacccatcctaaaaGGAACAAGGTTGTAAATAGTAAAAATTCAATAGCAACCAAATTTCCATCAGAGGAATGAAAGATTTTTTTAACATAAATGTACTTGTCATAGCACTGGAATTCACCGATTCCAGGAAACTTCCATCTACCATCACCAAAAGGATGTGCAGGATATCTGTGTCAGCAATGTAACAATGTTGCATAAGAAATCATTGGACTGGCTTCATACTTGTAGTTCTAGTGTAACTGTAACATACTTAAGTTCACCAGAAGGACCAAGACCAACACTAATTTCTTCTATTACAGTTCCGATTAAGAATTCAAATTTCTTAGCAGAACTTGACATGAAATCTTCATAATAATGGAGGGCAGTCCATCCGCAAAAGAGAGGAACATGTTCAACTCTCAGTGTAAGATAATCATCATTGGAAAATCCATTTTGGTCCCAATAATATATATGCTTATTCTGATCATCAATCTGGGAGGAAAAAAATAAGAGGTCAACTTCTTTATCTAGATTCAAGATTCAAACTGATAGGTGTGTAATGAAGGCCAAACTATAGTTTTTCTTTCACATCCCTTTGCATTGATAAACTTTTTAAGCACATCGAATCTAAAATCAAGTATGCCAATGGGGAACACAGTACCATAGCACGTTGTAGAGCATGAAACTGAAGAAACATTGATATTATCTCTAGTCATCCAAATGGGTTATGTTTCTTAAAGTATGACCAGGTAAATTGAGCGTTGCAATACAGCCATGTGCATTCTACTAGACTAATAACTTCAAATGGGATTTCAAAATATCAAAGAAGACAAACCTCTATGATCCAAAGTGGAAGAGTTACACCCCCTTTTCTGCTAGAAGAAGAGTTAACGTTTGAGTAAAAAGACAAGGCAACATGCAACTTCAAATCTAAGTCAGAAATCAGTTTGAAAAGCTCTTCATAAAGAGACCAATCATATGCAAGAGGAGAGAAACGCTCTATAATTCCCCACCAAACCTCAACTGCAATTCTGTGGACACCAGCCAACTTGAGTGCTTTCAGAGCTACAGTTAAGGCCTTGATTCTGAAACAACAATAAATCGAGCAATATATAAGGAGATTCTGTCTCACTTAAAAGgaaactaaattaaaaataaataaatttagaacCATTTTGAAACGTACGTGTACATAACTTGACTTGGGAAGAGATCAAAATAGTTAGCTGCAACCTTGTAGCTAATCATACTCCGTCGTTTAAAAGAGTAtaacaattaaattaagaaCGAAAATGCATCATAGCCTCATCAACAAAAAGTCATAATTAAACTTACTTCCTAATCCTTGGACGCCCCGTACCATCACTGCAGAAGGCATCGACATGCATCATCACATATATGGGAATACTGTTATCTCGGGAAGATGACAATATCGAGGACCTCGAATTCTCTCGTGCATCCATACTGCAAGCAACAAATCATCTAATTATCACACAGACATATTTTTACGATCCAATTTGAACATTCAAAAGCAATAAACTAGCTCAGAAACTTATCGTCAAATCGATTATAAGCATTCGCGC
This window of the Malus domestica chromosome 03, GDT2T_hap1 genome carries:
- the LOC139194744 gene encoding probable LRR receptor-like serine/threonine-protein kinase At3g47570 encodes the protein MGLVGVIPPHLGNLSFLVELGLKNNSFHCPLPQELSRLRRLKTIDFGNNFMGTIPSWFGSFPKLQTFTLAGNGFSGFIPAAIFNLSTLEIINLSRNQPSELPYEIGSLGQLEVLFVQRNALKGCAFLPALNISSLTTLTLYWNNMSGNLPNNICTIPDEIGDLQQLEILALHANNLSGVIPSKLFNNFMIREIELSINQLSSGLRANIGLNVPNLEFLGVARNNLVAGLLPNLSNASKLRELEMIENSFILYLNNLTIDASTPQAASTLSCLFNLRNLTTLYLGDNPLNTTILAPHGNLSTSLLYVDLRMSNIKGNIPVDICNLSSMIKLNLGDDQLSGAIPSSIQRLKYLQEGPTSLSLELLDLSKNNLSGVIPKSMEALLYLKHLNLSFNKLQGEIPTGGPFGNFSADSFVSNGALCGAS
- the LOC139187690 gene encoding inactive beta-amylase 4, chloroplastic-like, with the protein product MDARENSRSSILSSSRDNSIPIYVMMHVDAFCSDGTGRPRIRKIKALTVALKALKLAGVHRIAVEVWWGIIERFSPLAYDWSLYEELFKLISDLDLKLHVALSFYSNVNSSSSRKGGVTLPLWIIEISCTSFW